The following DNA comes from Flexistipes sp..
CACCTTTATTAACGATATCACCTTCGGTAAAAGTTGTATCTTCAACAAGCCCTGAAACCTCAGAAGATAATTCAGTCGTGGTATCGTATTTGACCAGGCCTATTTTATTTTCAGTTTCTACAATTTTCTTTTCCTTTACAGTGCTGACAACAACATTGGCAGCCCTTTGACCTTCCTGGGCAAAAGCCGTTACTGCAAGCAAGCAGAATAAAAACAAACTAATGATTCTCTTCATCTTTCACCTCAATATTTTCTATATTGTTATACATTTTTTGCAAAATCCCCAAAAGTCCTTGCTTCTCCTTATTACTAATACCGTTATAAATCATGCTGTTGTATTCAGGCATTATGGATTTGGCCGGCTCCTCCAGCTTTCTCCCTTTTTCAGTTAAAAACACATTGGTGCATCTTCGGTCTTCGCTGTCAGTCACACATTTGACAAAACCGCGGTCAATGAGCCTGCTTATGAGCCTTGCCGTACTCGGAGCGTCCTTTATGCTGCGTTTTGCGATATCATGCTGACTTAGTCCGTTTTCGTCCCATAAAATGGTGAGAATTCCCACCTGCTCCGGTGTAATATCATATTCCGACCAAAGTTTTGTAAAAATCTTTTTCATCCCGAAAAAAACTTTGGCCAGAGTCATAGAAATATCTTTTTCCAGCAAATTTTCATCAGTCATAGCAGAAACCACCTTTTATTGTCGTGACAATAGTTGCCGCGACAATAAATATAATTAAATGAAAAGTCAAGCAGTTTTGGCAAAAGAATCAGGAAAAATAAAAATTGTTGTAAAAGTCGTAAGGGTTGCAGAGGTTTTAGAGGTTGTAAGGGTCATAGAGGTTTTACAGGTTGTTTATTTTACAGCCTTGGACTCATCACTATCACAAACGTTGAACCTTGAACATTGAACTAACCTGTCACTCATCACTCATCACGCTTCACGGTATCACATACGCATTACGGTGTCTCGCATTACGACATCTACTTATTTATTCAAAGATCTCTCCAATTATAATTGCAACAATTTCTTCATAATATTATAATTGTAAAGAATAAGCTTCGCTGATAATATGGTATAAATAAACTTTTCAGTATTTTGGAGTTCACTGTGAGCCAACAAACAACGAAATTAACCCGAAATTCTCTTATATTACTTTTTTCCTTTATTTTTTTACTCCTGACTACATCAGCATATTCAGCACCCGGCGACATTCTCTTCACTCACAACAATTCTATAGACACTTTTGATGAAAACTCATTAAATACTTATTGGAATGTTGATTCAAATGGCGGAGATGCCGGAATATCAAATGGTACGCCTGACTCTGACGGCAGAGCAATGTATACAAGATATGGTGAAGTTACTGTAACCACTAAGCGTACAATTGACCTTTCCGGAAAATATGCAGAACTTAGCTTTTGGGCTCAAGTTGGAGATGACAGTTTCAGCGAAGACCCTGATGCCAATGAAGATTTAGTAATAGAATATAATGATAGCAACAATGATTGGCATATTCTTGCCCGAATTGCTGGTGATACAGCACCTGGATCAGTATTTAATCAAACCATAGAAATTCCGGCAAATGGTTTGCACAGTAACTTTCGTTTTCGCTTTAGACAAACAGGCGGTAGCGGATATAATTATGACTACTACCATATTGATAATGTAGTACTTAGAGAGGCTTCACCTCCGCCTCCAGGATTTTGCGATGACTTCGAGAACGGTCTTTCAAACTGGATTATAAGCAATAACAATTATGCCGGCATTGGTGAACAAACTTATGATTCGCCTACACACAGCCTTTATCTTAACGGAGGTCCAGTAAATGCAACTTCAAGACTGATGGACTTATCAGGCAAATCAGCCGCAAATCTAAGCTTTTGGCTTCAAAGAGGCAGTGATGACATTCTGGGAAGTGAGTTCCCAGAAGATGGTGAAAATATTATTGTTTCATATTTTAATAACAGCGGCAACTGGATTGATTTGGAAACATTTCAGGGGGGTGGAACACCTGGAGAAGTGTTCAATAAAACTTACATTTTACCAAGCGATGCATTTCATAGCGGACTGCAGGTACGCTTCAGTTTGACTGACGGCAGTGGTGAAAATTGGGATTACTGGCATATAGATAATTTTTGCGTCCAAAGTCCTGCTATGCTTTTCCTTGATTACAGAATGGATGAAGCCGAATGGAGTGGTACAGCCGGAGAAGTGAAAGATAACAGCTCAAATGATTATGATGGTACTGCTTATAACGGTTTAACCACAACAGATAACTCTACAGTTAATGGTGGAATCTGCAGAGTAGGAGGTATATTTGACGGAGTGGATGATTATATTGAAGTGCCGGATCTTTCCGCATTACAGTCAACGGCCTCTTTGAGCTTTTGGATAAAAACAAATCAAACCGGCAATGATACTGCATGGCAGGCACCAGGTATTACAGGAATTGAAGAAAACGGAGGAACTAACGATATTTTCTGGGGTTTTATCGATAGCAATGGCAATATTGGCATTGCTGTAGGCAATAATTTTACCATAAAATCTAATAATGAAGTAAATGATAATCAATGGCATCATGTAGTTCTTACAAGAAATGCTGATACAGGTGATGCAAAAGTTTATGTTGATGGGATACTTGAAGACACAGGGAACATGAATAGTGGAAGCATTGGAAACAGTTTTTCCAGTATTGGCAGAATTGAAGATACGGGGGGCTCACCTGAATATTTTAACGGTTATTTGGATGAAGTAAAAATATTTGATAGCATTCTTACTGATTCTCAAGTTTCTAATATTTATAATAACGAAAACAACGGTAACAACTGGGATGGAACACCACGAACATGTCCAAGTGTACCGGGACAAATAGATTGCACAGATATATTCCCCAGTGCTGCCCAAAACTCTGAATCCAACAGCTCTATAGAATTTGGATGGAACGCTCAGGTTTCTGATCCAGACAATACTCTTGAAACATATGAAATCATCTATAACCAATGGAGTAATGATACTTGTATAACTACTGATTGCGCAGCATCTAATTCTATATCTAAGAAACCAACACTTGGTACCTTCATAACTACTAATAGTACTTTAGATGTGAATTTGGGTTGGAGAGAAGATTATACGCTTGGGAATAACAATATAAACGAATATAGAAATATAGACAGCGGGGGTCGCAGCACTATATCAGACAGCGGTAATTTTGATGTTTATAAAATTCAGACTCTTTCGTTAAAAGACAGAGATACCTTAGAGCTTCAGGGAGGAACAGATTATTGGATTGAAACTTTTAACTTTGATGGTTCAAGGATTGAAATCACAGTCCAAGGCAACGGTACCGCCAGACTTTTTATTAAAGACCCAACAGAATTTAGTTGGAGAACAGATATTAATGAAAACGGCGAACCTAATAATTTACTAATTGTGGACTATGGTGATATCACTTTTTCAAACGGTAATGATGGAGAAATTAATGCTGTGGTGTATTCTAAGGGAAGTATTGAAGTTGGAAGTGACATTGAAATAAATGGATCTTTAGCTGCAGAAGGGAATATAAACTTAATTAGCAATAGCTACATTAACTATGATATAAATTGGATATCAAATTTAGACGATCGAGGTTTTTGCGAGAGCCCAGGATCAAATCTAAATCATATTCTTCTCACACACGACGGTTACGCTCTGACATGCAGAGCTGAACCGATTACTGTTAAAGCCTGTGCAAATGATAATTGCTCAACACTATATAATAATCAAGTAACTGTAAATTTCACCAACCCATCTTCCGGTTGGGAAACAGACCCTGCTACTTTTACCGGTGGTCAAACTACTGTAGATTTAATCCATACCGATAACGAAACTATAACAATAAATGCTGAAGCAACTTCTCCCATTGCTGATAATAATACAAGGTGTCTAAACACAAGTGGTGGCGCTGACTGTGAAATTATATTCACAGATGTGGGAATAATAATTGATGGAGACGATGCCAGCACAAATCCGGAAAGCGATATAACAACTCAGATTGCCGGTAAACCTTCCGACACAAATCCAAACGGTGAAACCCAGCTTATCCGTGTAATTCGAACAAATGATAAAACAGGGGCTTGTATTCCCGGGGTACAAAACAAAAATTTAGATGTTTCTTTCAGCTATTCACTGCCTCAAATAAATCAGGGATTGGAAGATAATTCTATACAAGTTACTGCTAATGGAGGCAACATAATTCTCACTGACAATACTACCACTCAGTCTTTATCACTTAGTTTCGATAGTAATGGCACAGCACCTTTCATCTTCGAATCATCAGATGCCGGGAAGTACTCTTTGACAGCAGAAATGCAAATTCCCGTTACTTACTCAGACAATACAACTGCCGTACAAACTGTCACTGGAACAGATACAAGTAATGCATTTGTTGTGCGGCCTTTTGCAGTCTTTGCAAATGCTGTCGGAAACCCAAAAAGTCAGGATGCAAACGGAGGCGTATTTAGAAAAGCCGGTAACCCATTCACTCTAAATTTCAAAAGCTTAAAATGGACATCTGGCAGAGATTCAGACAATAACGGGGAATGGGATTCATGCGATAATTCAACTCTAACTGATCCCGGAAGCAATTATGCCCGTGTTCCTTCATGGGATATTGGTCAACCCTCTGTCAATTTAGCGCTCCCCTCTACCGGCAATAATCCCGGTATAAGTTATAATAACGGAAATATTACTTTTGCAAAGAGCAGCAACACTGTCAGCTCCGATAATATTACTTTTGGTGAAGTTGGTATAATTCAAATGCAGAAAGATGGATTGAACAATTTCCTTGGAGAAAGTGTTCAGGTTTGCTCGCCTTATATCGGCAGATTTACGCCACATCATTTTGAAGTAACATCAAAAACAACCGGAGACTTGGCTAATCAATGCAGCAACAGTTTCACTTACACAGGGCAAAAAACTAATTATCTTGTTAAGCCTGAGTTTATAATAACAGCTCAAAACAAAGATAACAATACCACCCAAAACTACAAAGGCAATTTCTTCAAACTTGAAAAATCAGGTATCGATATAACAACCCCGACAACAGACGCTAATCAAGTGGGTGAAGATGGAGTAAATAAAGTCAAAGTAAGTGTTGAAAGGGATGATGCATCTTTAAATCCTAATAATGACGGAACTGCCACATACACCTTCGGCAATGACAATATCACATATGTAAGAGATAACAATTCTCAAATAGCACCGTTTGATGCTTTAATAAATTTTGAAATAAACAGTATAGTTGACAACGATAGTGTTTCCGCAATTAATTTACCGGATAACATATCAGCAAGCGGTACAGAAATCAGATATGGCAGAATGGATATTTTGGATAATTACGGCCCTGAAACTGAGCCTTTAACTTTGGACGTAAGAACAGAATATTGGGACGGGGATTCTTGGGAGTTAAACGATAATGACAGCTGTACTCAGCTAACTGACAGCGATTTTTATCTGGATAATTATACGGTAAATTTAAATTCAGGCGAAACATCTCTTTTTGGCATTGCAGATATTAATAGTGGATACGGCTCATTGTCCCTGACAGCTCCAGGTGAAAATAATAATGGCTCTGTTGACATCAACCTTATTAGCTATCTATACCTACTGGATAACGAAACAGTTGGAACCGCGACTTTCGGCATATATCGTGGCAGGGATATAATCATAGACTGGCAGGAAGTACCTGCGGAATAGTAAGATAGTGAAATGGAGAGATAGTGAGGGAGTGAGGTAGGAAGATGGAAAAGCCGCATAAAAAATTAAAAACATGGCAAAAATCTGTGGAATTTTGTGTAAAAATTTACGAAATTACAGAAAAATTTCCAAAAGATGAATTATACGGACTAACAAGTCAGATAAGAAGAGCAGCCGTTTCTGTTCCATCAAACATTGCTGAAGGTGCTGCCAGAAATTCCAGTAAAGAAAAAGCACAGTTCTATAATATAGCCCGAGGCTCAATCAGTGAAATTGATACACAAATAGAAATAGCTCTTAGACTGAAATATATAGATGATAATGATAAGCAAATTATAATAAAAAGCTTAACAGAAATAGACAAATTGCTTTATGGATTATGGAAAAAATCATGCGAAATAAAATAAAGGAAACAGAATCTCTCTTTTTCTCTACCTCACGATCTCACCATCTTCCCATCTCACTCCCTCACTCCCTCACCATCTCACGCGCTAAGCGCGGTTTTACATTGATTGAACTGGTTATAATAATAATTCTCGTAGGTATAGTTGCTATGGTTGTTGCTCCTAAGATTACTACATCTGATATAGAAAAAAATGCGGAAGTTGTCCGGTTGATGTCTGATATCCGATATGTGCAGCACAAATCAATGGTGACAGGCGGAGGAAAAGGCATCCTGTTCACCACCCACGGATACAATTTTCTCGGCATTTCCGATAAAGAGGATATAAGCGGTCTGTCTGCTATAACTCCACCCTCACAAAACCCGCTTTACTTTGATTATTTGGGCAGACCCGATACTGACAATATTTCGACCAATGATAATATTGTCACAAATAAAATCACAATAACTATCGGCGGGAAAAATATTTATATAGCTCCCTATGCAGGCGGGGTCTATGAATAAAGGATTCACTTTAATTGAGATAATTATTTTTATAGTTGTTTTTTCCATAGGTGTTATGGGAATAATGATGCTGTTTTTTAACACACTCGGCAAAACATCCGATCCTACTTTGAGGCTAAGAGGTGTGCAGGTTGCCGAAGCCGTAATGGAGGAAATAAAAGGGAAAAAATGGGATGAATCCACTCCAAACGGCGGTGATAATATAAGTACAACTATTGCAAATATTTGCACAGAAGAACCGATTGATCAGGAAGAAGAATTTGATGATATAGACGATTATGTAAAAGACAGTAATTGTGATGCAAACACAAAAACTTATTCTGACTATACCAGCTCCGATTTCGGTTTTGACAATCTGACCAGCGGTTTTGACATTTCTATAAAAGTCGGCTTTGCAGATAATTCTACAGGTGTTTATGATTTTGTTAACAGTCAAACCAATTTTAAATTAATAGAGATCAAAGTTACAAAAGGTGTACTTAATGAGACTTATACCCTAAGGATGTTGAAGGGCAATTTTTAAACGCCGTAAGGCGTTATTGGTTTGGGTCGTAGGGGTTGTATAGGTATTATAGGTAGTTTGTGTTATGTGGAATATTGAGAGGTTTGGATGGGTAGAAGCTGGAAAGATTTAATTGTGTGGCAGAAAAGTCATGAATTCGTATTGTATATCTATGGGCTTCTGGAAGAGTTTCCCAAAGAAGAAAAGTACGGCTTAGTAGCACAAATTGAACGAGCATCTATCTCTATTCCTACAAATATAGTTGAGGGGCGCTCAAAGAGCAGCAACAAGGAATTTTTGAAATTTTTATACATTTCCAGAGATTCCCTGGAAGAAGTAAAATATTTACTCATACTCTCCAGAGATTTGAACTACATTTCCAAGGAAATATATCTGAAACTTGAAGAAAAATTGTCAAAAATCGGCATGCTTCTAAATAATCTCATCAAATCCATCGACTCCCGTACCACCTCTACAACCTCTACTACCCCTACTACCCCTACTACCCCTAAAACCAAAGGGTTCACATTGATTGAACTGATAATAGCCATAGTATTGTTAGGCATTGTGGCAGGTGTCGGGGTGAATCTAATTATGCCGATATTTACCGGCTACGTTGACACACGGACAAAGGAATATCTGTTTAATGAAGTAAAATATGGTGTCCAAAGAATGGACAGAGAGTTGAGGATGGCTGTTCCAAATTCTGTAAAAGTTATCGACAGTGGCAATGGAATACGATTTATGAAACTTTACAGCGGCAATTACTATGAAAAACCGAAGGGAAAAAACAAAAATTATCTGAACATTTTTGATAACTGCTCAAATATACTGAAAGCTTTTGACCCTGCCACCAAAACTACAAACGATAATCTGACCGTTTATGTTACTAAACCGGACAAAATATACAATACACCGAAATATTGGTATAATGCTTCCAAATGTTACAATAAAGACAACATTACAATAAGTAATGATTTGAAAGCCCAATCCCCTTACAACAGGTTCTACGTTATCGATACGCCGATGACTTTCTATCAAAGGGGGACAAGAATCTATATGAGCAGGGATTACAACTGGACAACAACTGATGGAACGGATAACAGCTCTCCGCATTACCGGCTCATGTCATATGTTAATGATATTGACTTCAATTATGAGCCGGGTATTCCGCAGAAAAGAAACGGAGTGGTGACAATTGCAATTACAATGAGAAAAGGAACCACAACACTCAATTATAAACACCAGGTTCATATAAGGAATGTTCCATGATTAATAACAATAGAGGCTTTTCACTCCTTTTGGCAGTTTTTCTCCTTGTGGTATTCGGATTCATCGGTGTATCAATTGTCACTATGTTATCGAATCAATCAGTGAGCTCCTCCGAGGAACTGATTTCCGCACAGGCTTTTTATCTTGCTGAAAGTGGGATTGAGTGGGGGATCAGGAAATCAATTGTCAACGGATCATGTGATAACATTTCGAGCAAAGAAGTAAAAATTGAGAATCAAAGCGGATATGCGACGGTAAATGTCAGAAAAATATCTGACAATATATCCAGCCAGCCGCCGGCAAATTATTCAGAACTTTGCGAAGTAACATCCACAGGCCAGATTAACGGCATCAAAAGAAAACTAAAGGTCAAATTTAAACAATAACCTCACTACTTCACTATCTCCCCACTTCCCTATTTCCCTATTTCCCTATTTCTCCATCTCACCACTTCTCTACTTCACTACCTCACCACTTCTCTACTTCACTACCTCACCACTTAACTGTTGTCAGTAAGTGTTGATTTGTCAGAAGCAATATATTAAGCTATAATAGTAATAAATTAAGAACTTAAGTTTGGCTGTTCATTCGGTCATTACGAGGAGCCGGGGTCGACGTGGTAATCTCAAATACGAGATTGCTTGACTGTGCTCGCAATGACCGCAAACGTCATCGCGAGGGCGGCAGCCCGTGGCGATCTCATGTTTCTTTATATGAGATTGCTTCGCTACGCTCGCAAGAATGCCTACGGCTAGCACCAGTTCTTTGAACTGGTAAATATGTGTAGCATTCTATTTATTCACCTAAAGGTGAATTCCAGACTGGTTATGGCGTCATTACGAGGAGCCGGGGTCGACGTGGTAATCTCAAAATAAGAAAAGTAGAGAGATTGCTTCGTCGTATTCACTCCTAGCAAAGACAGAAGGTGCAACTGCGAAATTTAAATTAATAGTAAATTATAAAGGAAAATAATGTACAACGAATATTTCGGATTCACATCAAAACCGTTTATAAATACACCTGATCCGGATCTTTTTTACTGCTCCGAATCCCATGAGAAAGCTCTGGAAGCCATCACATACGGGATACGGCAGCGCAGCGGTTTTTTAAGCCTCATTGCAGATGTGGGAAGCGGCAAAACAACTCTCTGCAGAGTGCTTCTAAACAAACTTACCAATGTCAAATCAAGCCTTATCCTGAATCCCTTTCTCACACCATATGAACTTTTGTGTTCCATACTGGAGGACTTTGGAATAAATATCCCAAAGAACGCTAACAAGAGTGCTTTGTATAAAATTCTTTCAAAATTTCTTATAAATAATTATAAAGAGGATAAAAATGTTGTAATAATTATCGACGAAGCCCAAAATCTGTCATTTGAATCATTGGAAATGCTCCGACAGATATCAAATATCGAGCTGGAAAATGACAAATTGGTTCAGATTCTGTTGGTGGGTCAGCCGGAACTGGAAGCCCTCCTTCGCCAAAAAAATCTAAGGCAGCTCAATCAGCGCATAGCTGTAAAAGTAACACTGGAACATCTAAATAATAACGAGACCGAAAATTATATTAATTTCCGAATCACCGAATCATTAAAATATAAAAAATATATATTTTCCAAACCAGCAATAAATGCCATTTACAAATATACCAAAGGGAACCCCAGGGAAATAAATCATATAGCAGACAAAGCTCTTCTTTTGGCAGCTGCAGACAAAAAGAAGCAGGTTAATAAAAAAATTGTAAAAGCAGCATATAAAGATTATATATTTATCGGTTCAAGCGGCTTCAAATTTAAAAAATCCCTGATGTATGCATCTGTACTGCTTATACTGATTATCACAGCAGCTTTTACATTTAAAAACTCAAATTTACCGGCTTTCAGCTCCGAAAAATCAGCAGATAAAAAGCAGGCGGAAATGCAGAAATCATCCGATTCATCACCGAAAACAGCAAAAACAGAGAAAGTTTCTAATGCAGACAGAATCAGTACAAAATCGACTGAAACAGAGAATACAGAAAAATGTGCACGGCTGAAGGTAAATCTTAACTTCCGTGCTAAACCATCCTTGAATGCTGAAGTGATTAAAGTATTGTCAGAAGGCTCAATTTATGTTATTAACGATATAAAGGATAAATGGATCAGAATATCCGAGGGCAACAGAAACGGCTGGATAGTTAATAAAAAATCGTTTATTGATATAAAAAAGTGTGGTGAATCTTGAGCGAAATCGCTGATGCCCTTAAGAAATTAAAAGATAATAATAACAGCCGCAAGTCTGCCGGAAGCTATTCTAAAAAATACAGTTTTCCCCATTTCAGCTTAAGCACAATTTACATTCTGACAGCAGCCATCATTCTGATAATACCTGCTGGCCTGTATTATTACCATACGCAGAACATTGTTGCCAATATAAATCATACCAATATAACACCCGTTAATGTTCTTCAGGATAAATTTAACAGCAAATTTGCGGAATATCAGGAAACTATGTCTGAGAAGAATACAAATGATTTTTACCTTCTGCTCCTTTCCGGAAATTACAATAAGGCTGAAGAAATAGCTGAAAAATCAGAAAATAATAATTTACTCGCCATGCTTTACTTTTTTACAGGCAACCTTTCAAAATCAAAAATCATTTGTGAAAACATTTTGCATAGAAACCCGGAAAACCCCGAAATTCTAAACATCCTTTCCATGATATATTTTAAAATGGGTGATTTTGAAAAATCAGCGGATATCCAGGCAAAAATCGAAGAGGAGAACTACAAGACCCTTTTAAACAAAGCCGTAATCTATGAAAAAATGGGCAATTATTCGCAGGCTTTGAGTTACTACAGCAAATCATTAAATCATATGGAGCAAACAGATAAACCGCTCGGAGAAAGTTTTCTCAAAAAAACACTGAAAAGAAAGATATATATGCTTGGGAAGAAGCCGTGATGCGTAAAGCGTTATGGGTGATGGGGAAATAGAGAGATAGTGAGATAGAGAAGTGGTGAAATGGAGAAGCAGGAAAATGGTGAGAAATGAAGCCTAAGATGATTAATACTCTTGTTGTCGGTGACAGTCAGATTGATCACTGTATATTTACGGGCAAAAAAGGCGCTCTTGTGTTGGAAGGCCTCACGACACACGATTTTACCTTTGAAAATTTTGATGATTTTCCCCATATTATCAGCAGCATAAAAGAAAACTCCGGCAAAAACAAATATCTTTATGTTATTGTCATTGCAAAAGAAATTATAAAAAATGTAAACGTATTTAAGCAAAACATTAAAAATCCCCGCTCCCAAATACTCAACTTTCTGAAAGAGGATTTCGAAATATCACTTGCCGACTATTACATAGATTACATGATAGATCAGCAATACGACACAAATATTGTGTACACAAATTCATCGGCTTCGCCGATGCTAGTTGCTTATTCCGCGGCAATACCCAGGTCAATGTGTGATAAGATCATGGAAGTTATTACCGATGAAGGATTTAAAACCCTCGGAATGGAAACTGATACCAACGCCCTATTCAGACTGGGCAAAAACGTTCTCGGTCATAAGACTTTCCTGCATCTGCATGTCAGAAATATTGACTGTACCCTATACATCAGCAGCAACAATGTTATCCTTGTGGAAAGAGAATTGAACATTGGCATAAGGGAAATATTGTCAACTATACAGTCTAATGCAGGAGCAGATGCAGAGCAGGCCAGTCAGGCACTTTTTGAATACGGTCTGAATGAAGAAAATGAAACGGAAGAAGATGAAAACAAATTTAAAGCAATTTCTGAAGCTGTGGACAAAATCAGTCTGGAAATTCAGCGGACAATTGATTATTATTTCCAGCAGTTTAGTGCAGAACAAATCCAAAACATACTGATTACCGGCGACATACTGAAAGTTCCGCATTATGGGAAGTATGTGCAAAATCTTTTTAATATTGAAACAGTATGTTATGAGGCATCAAAGGAGCTGACACTGGATATCGATGAAAAAATAAATTTTGATGAATTAAAATATATTACAGAGTCCATAGGTCTGGGGATGAAGATATTATAATATGAAGAATAACGAAATAAATCTTCTGCCTTTGAAGTACCAGTTTGATTTTAATAAACACGTTGCCGTGAGAACCTCTATAGCGGTGATTGTATGCAATATAATACTGCTCGGAGTCATTTACTACTGCAACATAACAATTATCGACAAACTAAACGAAAACCTCGCTCAAAAACAGGCATACCACAGCAAATTGGTGAGTCTGAACTCCAATTTCAGCAAATACGAACAGGTATACGAAAACAAAAAGAAACAATTATCAGATGCAAAATCAAAACTTCGTGAACTCATGGCTGATAATCAGAAAAACAATTCGCCTGTGATAGACTCATTAAGACTGTTTGAATTTATAAACCGAAATATCTACGTTTCATCATTCAGTTACGGCTCAGGCACATTCAATTTTAACGGTACCGCAGCAAATGACAATGCATTCTACCGCTTTTACAAAGATCTCGAACAATCAGAGGTGGTTACGCGGGTAAATTTTCTAAGTTTAAACAGGACAGATGACAGCAGACAACTGAAATTCAAGGTAAAAATAACCATGGAGCCCTTTTATGAGCATTAACGTAAAGCTTAGAGATATAATAATTCTTGCATTATTGCTTATTATCGGGCTGAATTACGCATTCTATAAATATGCATATTCGGGGTTCATTCAGACAAGATACGAATTGCAAAATAAAATCACACAGCTGCAGATAAATAATGCCGATGAAATAAGTAAATTTCACTCAAAAATGGGTATATTTGACAAAATCATAACCATTGATAACAATATAAAGGATGTGAAAGTAAGTATAGCAAAGCTTAAAAAGGAAACACAGACAAAAGAAAACGTTTCGGATATTTTGAAAACACTGCTGCTCAGTACCAATATGAAAATACAGAGTTTGAATGTGGCAAATGTAAATATTAAAAACAATCAGCTAATTCAGACTTTTAACGTAAAGGCTACCGGAAGTTTACCTTCTGTGGTGGAGTTTATGCAGAATATTGAAGATAAAGGCAATATTTTAAGCATTGAAAATTATTCGCTAAGTTTTAATGAAAATAATATGAATTTCAGCGCCACAGTAAATGCTGTAAGTTCAGGGAATGATGATATATAAGAGCATCAGTATTTTTGTTTGGCATATAGTTTTACAAGAAAGAGGTCTCTCGACTCCACGTTGTTTCACTCGGGATGACAAAAACTTAAATGTGTCATTTCGATGAACCACTGTTAAGTGGTGAAGAGAAATCTCTACGTTGTTTGACAAAATACCCCTTCTTATTCTCT
Coding sequences within:
- a CDS encoding prepilin-type N-terminal cleavage/methylation domain-containing protein gives rise to the protein MNKGFTLIEIIIFIVVFSIGVMGIMMLFFNTLGKTSDPTLRLRGVQVAEAVMEEIKGKKWDESTPNGGDNISTTIANICTEEPIDQEEEFDDIDDYVKDSNCDANTKTYSDYTSSDFGFDNLTSGFDISIKVGFADNSTGVYDFVNSQTNFKLIEIKVTKGVLNETYTLRMLKGNF
- a CDS encoding four helix bundle protein, producing MGRSWKDLIVWQKSHEFVLYIYGLLEEFPKEEKYGLVAQIERASISIPTNIVEGRSKSSNKEFLKFLYISRDSLEEVKYLLILSRDLNYISKEIYLKLEEKLSKIGMLLNNLIKSIDSRTTSTTSTTPTTPTTPKTKGFTLIELIIAIVLLGIVAGVGVNLIMPIFTGYVDTRTKEYLFNEVKYGVQRMDRELRMAVPNSVKVIDSGNGIRFMKLYSGNYYEKPKGKNKNYLNIFDNCSNILKAFDPATKTTNDNLTVYVTKPDKIYNTPKYWYNASKCYNKDNITISNDLKAQSPYNRFYVIDTPMTFYQRGTRIYMSRDYNWTTTDGTDNSSPHYRLMSYVNDIDFNYEPGIPQKRNGVVTIAITMRKGTTTLNYKHQVHIRNVP
- a CDS encoding AAA family ATPase; the protein is MYNEYFGFTSKPFINTPDPDLFYCSESHEKALEAITYGIRQRSGFLSLIADVGSGKTTLCRVLLNKLTNVKSSLILNPFLTPYELLCSILEDFGINIPKNANKSALYKILSKFLINNYKEDKNVVIIIDEAQNLSFESLEMLRQISNIELENDKLVQILLVGQPELEALLRQKNLRQLNQRIAVKVTLEHLNNNETENYINFRITESLKYKKYIFSKPAINAIYKYTKGNPREINHIADKALLLAAADKKKQVNKKIVKAAYKDYIFIGSSGFKFKKSLMYASVLLILIITAAFTFKNSNLPAFSSEKSADKKQAEMQKSSDSSPKTAKTEKVSNADRISTKSTETENTEKCARLKVNLNFRAKPSLNAEVIKVLSEGSIYVINDIKDKWIRISEGNRNGWIVNKKSFIDIKKCGES
- a CDS encoding tetratricopeptide repeat protein, with amino-acid sequence MSEIADALKKLKDNNNSRKSAGSYSKKYSFPHFSLSTIYILTAAIILIIPAGLYYYHTQNIVANINHTNITPVNVLQDKFNSKFAEYQETMSEKNTNDFYLLLLSGNYNKAEEIAEKSENNNLLAMLYFFTGNLSKSKIICENILHRNPENPEILNILSMIYFKMGDFEKSADIQAKIEEENYKTLLNKAVIYEKMGNYSQALSYYSKSLNHMEQTDKPLGESFLKKTLKRKIYMLGKKP
- a CDS encoding PilN domain-containing protein, which produces MKNNEINLLPLKYQFDFNKHVAVRTSIAVIVCNIILLGVIYYCNITIIDKLNENLAQKQAYHSKLVSLNSNFSKYEQVYENKKKQLSDAKSKLRELMADNQKNNSPVIDSLRLFEFINRNIYVSSFSYGSGTFNFNGTAANDNAFYRFYKDLEQSEVVTRVNFLSLNRTDDSRQLKFKVKITMEPFYEH